One genomic region from Arthrobacter sp. YN encodes:
- a CDS encoding alpha-mannosidase — MHDDRRITEQRLDRFVRERILPAIYGRAIPLQLSSWDVPGEPVPAAEAVRQLFTPQEHGAPWGKAWSTKWLHLQGEVPQDWGMAESTSVEIIVDLGFNSDVPGFQCEGTAWRADGSIIKAISPRNYHVPVKLLGGGHSVDFYVEAAANPDVAQGWSFAPTPLGDKATSGDEPRYRLGRIAMAELNETVWELNQDIWTLSGLMHELPMELPRRHEILRALERMLDIMDPDDVAGTAVAGREALEEVLGRPAYASAHQLLATGHAHIDSAWLWPVRETIRKCARTFSNVVALMDEDPDFVFSCSSAQQMAWIKEYFPELFVRIREKVKAGQFIPVGGMWVESDTNMPGGEAMARQFVEGKSFFLKEFDVECQEAWLPDSFGYSGAIPQIVKEAGSRWFLTQKISWNKVNRMPHHTFTWEGIDGTRLFTHFPPVDTYNAELHGRELAHAERNYRDHGRGTMSLVPFGYGDGGGGPTREMVAAAHRTADLEGSPKVRMGTAKDFFTKAEAEYTNLPVWVGEMYLEMHRGTYTSQAKTKLGNRRSEHLLREAELWCSTAAVRLGADYTYPQAELKRLWQLVLLQQFHDILPGSSIAWVHQDAERNYEAISRDLEAIIRHAAQALVGTGSTSYLLNAAPHTRSGVPALAIAEADGPGAGVKVEESGDGFVLDNGIIRAVLDGNGLLTSLVDHAGGRDAIAPGQSGNLLELFRDTPNEWDAWDIEEFYRRNVTQLAQADTIDLQRTPVGAVVVVQRKVGASTITQRITLDAGAKSLGIATTVDWQEREKMLKIAFPLDVRADRSASETQFGHVFRPTHTNTSWEAAKFEICAHRWIHVAEPGYGVAVSNSSSYGHDVTRAVRTDGGTTTTVRTSLLRSARFPDPEADRGEHTLEVSIRPGAEIADAVEEGYRTNLQPRFVTGGHSVEPLVSVSNPAIVVEAVKLAEDGSGDVIVRLYESLGERSSATVRPGFEVVGATATDLLERVAEAPGVTVGERSEVELVLRPFQLVTLRFTR; from the coding sequence TTGCACGACGACCGCCGGATCACTGAACAGCGCCTCGATCGATTCGTTCGGGAACGCATTCTTCCGGCCATTTACGGCAGAGCCATACCGTTGCAGCTCAGCAGCTGGGATGTTCCGGGTGAGCCCGTGCCGGCGGCAGAGGCCGTGCGTCAGCTCTTCACCCCGCAGGAGCACGGCGCCCCGTGGGGAAAGGCCTGGAGCACCAAGTGGCTCCACCTGCAGGGTGAAGTCCCGCAGGACTGGGGCATGGCTGAATCCACGTCAGTGGAAATCATTGTGGACCTCGGCTTCAACAGCGACGTTCCCGGGTTCCAGTGCGAAGGCACTGCCTGGCGCGCCGACGGCAGCATCATCAAGGCGATCTCGCCCCGGAACTATCACGTTCCAGTCAAGCTGCTTGGCGGCGGACACTCCGTGGATTTCTATGTTGAAGCGGCAGCGAACCCGGACGTTGCCCAAGGGTGGTCGTTTGCTCCCACTCCGCTGGGAGACAAAGCTACGTCCGGCGACGAGCCCCGGTACCGCCTGGGCCGCATCGCCATGGCGGAGCTGAACGAGACAGTGTGGGAACTCAACCAGGACATCTGGACGCTGAGCGGACTCATGCATGAACTTCCCATGGAACTTCCCCGCCGCCATGAAATCCTGCGGGCGCTGGAACGGATGCTGGACATCATGGACCCGGACGACGTCGCCGGAACTGCGGTGGCCGGTCGCGAAGCGCTGGAGGAAGTGCTGGGCAGGCCCGCCTATGCCTCTGCCCACCAGCTCCTGGCTACGGGCCATGCCCACATCGACTCCGCATGGTTGTGGCCCGTCCGCGAGACCATCCGTAAATGTGCCCGGACGTTCTCCAACGTGGTGGCACTCATGGACGAGGATCCTGACTTTGTGTTCTCCTGCTCCTCGGCCCAGCAGATGGCGTGGATCAAGGAGTACTTCCCTGAGCTCTTTGTCCGGATCCGGGAGAAGGTCAAAGCCGGTCAGTTCATTCCTGTGGGCGGCATGTGGGTGGAATCGGACACCAACATGCCCGGTGGCGAGGCCATGGCCCGCCAGTTTGTGGAGGGCAAGAGCTTCTTCCTGAAGGAATTCGACGTCGAATGCCAGGAGGCCTGGCTGCCGGACTCTTTCGGCTACTCCGGTGCCATCCCGCAGATCGTGAAGGAGGCCGGTTCCCGTTGGTTCCTGACACAGAAGATTTCCTGGAACAAGGTCAACCGGATGCCCCACCACACCTTCACCTGGGAGGGCATTGACGGAACCCGGCTGTTCACGCATTTCCCGCCGGTGGATACGTACAACGCTGAACTGCACGGCCGCGAACTGGCTCACGCGGAACGCAATTACCGCGACCACGGCCGCGGAACCATGTCCCTGGTGCCGTTCGGCTACGGCGACGGCGGTGGCGGACCTACACGCGAAATGGTGGCCGCTGCGCACCGCACTGCAGACCTTGAAGGTTCGCCAAAGGTCCGAATGGGCACTGCCAAGGACTTCTTCACCAAGGCCGAGGCGGAGTACACCAACCTGCCGGTCTGGGTGGGCGAGATGTACCTGGAAATGCACCGCGGAACCTACACCAGCCAAGCCAAGACCAAGCTTGGGAACCGCCGCAGCGAACATCTGCTGCGCGAGGCCGAATTGTGGTGCTCTACCGCCGCCGTCCGTCTCGGTGCGGACTACACATATCCCCAGGCCGAGCTGAAGCGGCTCTGGCAGCTGGTGCTCCTGCAGCAGTTCCACGACATCCTGCCGGGCAGCTCCATCGCTTGGGTCCACCAGGACGCCGAGCGCAACTATGAGGCCATTTCCCGTGACCTTGAGGCCATCATCCGCCATGCCGCCCAGGCTCTGGTGGGGACTGGCAGCACGAGCTACCTGCTCAACGCAGCCCCGCATACGCGCAGCGGCGTGCCGGCTCTGGCAATAGCCGAAGCCGATGGACCCGGCGCCGGTGTCAAGGTGGAGGAATCCGGCGACGGCTTCGTGCTGGATAACGGCATCATTCGTGCAGTCCTGGACGGGAACGGCTTGCTGACCTCCTTGGTGGACCATGCCGGCGGCCGCGACGCGATAGCCCCCGGGCAGTCCGGCAACCTGCTGGAGCTCTTCCGGGACACCCCCAACGAATGGGACGCGTGGGACATCGAAGAGTTCTATCGCCGGAACGTCACCCAGCTGGCCCAAGCGGACACCATCGACCTCCAGCGCACGCCGGTTGGCGCCGTCGTGGTGGTCCAACGGAAGGTGGGCGCCTCCACCATCACCCAGCGCATCACGCTCGACGCCGGTGCCAAGTCCCTGGGGATCGCCACCACGGTGGACTGGCAGGAACGCGAAAAGATGCTGAAGATCGCGTTCCCGCTGGACGTGAGGGCGGATCGTTCGGCGTCCGAGACGCAGTTCGGCCACGTCTTCCGCCCGACCCACACCAACACGTCCTGGGAAGCTGCAAAGTTCGAAATTTGCGCGCACCGCTGGATCCATGTGGCCGAGCCAGGCTATGGGGTGGCGGTCAGCAACTCCTCCAGCTACGGACACGACGTCACCAGGGCGGTCCGCACCGATGGCGGAACCACGACGACGGTCCGCACCTCGCTGCTGCGCTCGGCCCGGTTCCCGGACCCTGAAGCAGACAGGGGAGAGCACACCTTGGAGGTTTCCATCAGGCCCGGCGCTGAAATCGCCGATGCCGTGGAAGAGGGCTACCGCACCAACCTGCAGCCACGGTTCGTGACCGGTGGGCACTCCGTAGAGCCACTGGTTTCGGTCTCGAACCCGGCCATTGTGGTGGAAGCCGTGAAACTGGCCGAGGACGGATCGGGCGACGTGATCGTCCGGCTCTACGAATCGTTGGGGGAGCGCTCGTCTGCCACGGTAAGGCCCGGATTTGAGGTAGTGGGTGCCACTGCCACCGACCTGCTGGAACGCGTTGCAGAGGCGCCTGGAGTGACTGTGGGGGAACGCTCGGAGGTGGAGCTGGTGCTGAGGCCGTTCCAACTGGTGACCCTGCGCTTCACACGCTGA
- a CDS encoding C40 family peptidase — MSSRTTPARHRAESVRTNPLNTLSKAVSSNAGTVGRQAVVLAAASGLVLSVGLPAQAADTDVSKSEASSTQQMVTTAVVTAEPTATVSFESPVVATKEAPKVVQRASQTTQRTAANGNQTTAGAVTAKSSEAKDAASSAAASGLAAIAYTGIGHPYVWGGTTPNGWDCSGFTQWVYAQAGISIPRVNAWTAMKPTSTPAPGDLVMQNGGAHVGIYVGNGMMISALNPGQGTLLHSAASTGTSSFFTLR, encoded by the coding sequence GTGTCATCACGCACTACCCCTGCGCGCCACCGCGCCGAATCGGTTCGTACGAACCCTTTGAACACGCTTTCCAAGGCTGTTTCATCCAACGCCGGTACCGTTGGCCGCCAGGCCGTCGTCCTGGCAGCCGCCTCAGGCCTCGTCCTCAGCGTCGGTCTTCCGGCCCAGGCAGCGGACACCGACGTTTCCAAGTCGGAAGCCTCCAGCACCCAGCAGATGGTCACCACTGCGGTAGTCACCGCAGAGCCCACCGCCACCGTTTCCTTCGAAAGTCCTGTAGTGGCCACCAAGGAAGCTCCCAAGGTTGTCCAGCGCGCTTCGCAGACCACCCAGCGCACCGCGGCCAATGGCAACCAGACCACCGCAGGCGCTGTGACCGCGAAGTCGTCCGAAGCCAAGGACGCTGCTTCCAGCGCCGCCGCTTCCGGCCTCGCCGCGATCGCCTACACCGGAATCGGCCACCCGTACGTCTGGGGCGGCACCACGCCCAACGGATGGGACTGCTCCGGCTTCACCCAGTGGGTCTACGCCCAGGCCGGCATCAGCATCCCCCGCGTTAATGCCTGGACGGCCATGAAGCCCACCAGCACTCCTGCCCCCGGTGACCTGGTCATGCAGAACGGCGGAGCACACGTAGGCATCTACGTTGGCAACGGCATGATGATCAGCGCTTTGAACCCGGGACAGGGCACGCTCCTTCACTCGGCTGCCTCCACGGGCACGTCCTCCTTCTTTACCCTCCGCTAG
- a CDS encoding HNH endonuclease: MRTLVLNAGYEPLAVITFRRALVLVLTGKASVVAEGDEPVVGPQEILGRPSVILLNRYIRPRYNRITAVSRRGVLRRDGHRCAYCGKTAHTIDHVHPKSRGGADSWENLVAACLKCNNAKSDHTLAEMGWKLRFTPGVPQGTMWQIKELEKPAPDWDPFLLPESAA; this comes from the coding sequence ATGCGCACACTCGTTCTGAATGCTGGATATGAACCGCTGGCGGTAATAACATTCCGCCGGGCGCTGGTCCTTGTGTTGACTGGGAAAGCTAGCGTAGTGGCCGAAGGCGACGAGCCTGTCGTCGGGCCACAGGAGATTCTCGGACGCCCCTCCGTGATCCTCCTCAACCGCTACATCCGTCCCCGGTACAACAGGATTACCGCCGTGAGCCGACGAGGGGTCCTTCGCCGCGACGGCCATCGCTGCGCCTACTGCGGGAAAACAGCCCACACCATAGACCACGTCCACCCCAAATCCAGGGGCGGCGCGGATTCCTGGGAAAACCTGGTTGCGGCGTGTTTGAAATGCAACAACGCCAAGAGCGACCACACGCTGGCTGAAATGGGTTGGAAACTCCGTTTCACGCCCGGGGTGCCCCAGGGAACCATGTGGCAGATCAAAGAACTCGAGAAACCTGCGCCGGACTGGGACCCGTTCCTGTTGCCGGAATCCGCTGCCTGA
- a CDS encoding NlpC/P60 family protein, with protein sequence MTSASKVARHRAEAPKTSSLAVIAKAVSENAGGVGRQAAVIAAASGLVLTGSVAANAADTTVDRESTSTSTLDVQSVVQATIAADSTVAISYERPVVTTVQAPAPVEKKAPAKAETKKAAENTATAGNATLAVNTAAPEAKAPAAASGLGAAIAAAAYAQLGVTQDCTMLVTNSLAAVGINFHDWPAGYLSLGRTVSAAEAKPGDLAYYANGGLAGQAHIAVYVGNGQAVHGGWNGSTTALFSVNVGSGPVFIRVNG encoded by the coding sequence ATGACCAGTGCATCCAAGGTTGCACGGCATCGCGCTGAGGCCCCCAAGACCAGCTCGCTTGCCGTGATCGCCAAGGCCGTCAGTGAAAACGCCGGCGGCGTAGGCCGCCAGGCGGCTGTTATTGCCGCAGCTTCAGGCCTGGTTCTGACCGGCAGTGTTGCTGCCAACGCGGCCGACACCACCGTGGACCGTGAGTCCACCTCGACGTCCACCCTTGACGTCCAGTCGGTAGTCCAGGCCACCATCGCTGCGGATTCCACCGTTGCCATCTCCTACGAGCGCCCCGTGGTCACCACGGTGCAGGCTCCTGCTCCTGTAGAGAAGAAGGCTCCTGCGAAGGCAGAAACCAAGAAGGCAGCAGAGAACACGGCAACTGCAGGCAACGCCACGCTGGCCGTCAACACCGCGGCTCCTGAGGCCAAGGCTCCGGCCGCTGCCAGTGGCCTTGGTGCTGCAATCGCCGCTGCCGCCTACGCACAGCTCGGCGTCACCCAGGACTGCACCATGCTGGTAACCAACTCCCTGGCAGCAGTTGGCATCAACTTCCACGACTGGCCGGCCGGCTACCTCTCCCTCGGGCGCACGGTCAGCGCAGCGGAAGCGAAGCCCGGCGACCTCGCCTACTACGCCAACGGCGGTCTGGCCGGACAGGCCCACATCGCTGTATACGTCGGCAACGGCCAGGCAGTCCACGGTGGATGGAACGGATCCACCACGGCACTGTTCAGCGTCAACGTCGGCTCAGGCCCGGTTTTCATCCGCGTCAACGGCTGA
- a CDS encoding FdhF/YdeP family oxidoreductase, with protein MNRHAPEQDINEDDLQIHPPKQAAAGLKAVTVALERGYAQAGVARTVRSMLRVNQHDGFDCPGCAWPESITGRRSPAEFCENGAKAIAEESTTRTVGAEFWAKHSLADLEDKTEYWLGSQGRLSEPVVIKPGDTHYSPISWTEAFALIGEHINATTPDKCVFYTSGRTANETAFMYQLFARSLGTNNLPDCSNMCHESSGSALNPTIGIGKGTVSLEDIHHAELVLVVGQNPGTNHPRMLSALRDCKNNGGKIVAVNPLPEAGLLNFKDPQSLNGVIGGGTTIADEFLQIKVGGDLALFQALGHLLLEEEQRNPGTVVDHSFIAAQTEGFAAYKEARSVLDWEETERATGLTRAEITKAAEMMAASKATIICWALGLTQQPHSVDTLREIINLLLLQGNFGKRGAGACPVRGHSNVQGDRTMGIWEKPKESFLAALDKEFGFHMPRDHGYDSVETQHALEKGEVDVFVSMGGNFAAAGSDTAALEEGLKRAGLTVHISTKPNRAHVVHGKTSLILPTLGRTDTDDKHPKGKQFLSVEDSMSVIHKTQGRLEPVSEHLLSEPVIVARMAQATLGDDHSVDWRSMAEDYDVIRDHISRVIPGFEDFNARVRTKNGFVLPNPPRDTRTFATDIGKGRFSVRPLEYLEAPPGHLILQTVRSHDQYNTTFYGLDDRYRGVSEGRRVILVHPDDLKELGFEDRDLVDVISTFAGTERRANKFRLIGYPTAKGCAAAYFPEANALVHRELVARESNTPGYKAMTVHFVKHGENGA; from the coding sequence ATGAACAGGCATGCTCCCGAACAGGACATCAATGAAGATGACCTGCAAATCCACCCGCCCAAACAAGCCGCTGCCGGCCTCAAAGCTGTCACGGTGGCCCTTGAACGAGGTTACGCCCAGGCCGGAGTAGCCCGCACGGTCCGTTCCATGCTCAGGGTCAACCAGCACGACGGCTTCGATTGCCCGGGATGTGCCTGGCCCGAATCCATCACCGGCAGGCGCAGCCCCGCCGAGTTCTGCGAGAACGGCGCCAAGGCGATTGCCGAGGAGAGCACCACCCGCACTGTGGGCGCGGAATTCTGGGCGAAACACTCCCTGGCCGACCTCGAAGACAAGACCGAATACTGGTTGGGGAGCCAGGGAAGATTGTCCGAGCCCGTGGTCATCAAGCCCGGGGACACGCATTATTCGCCCATCAGCTGGACCGAGGCCTTTGCCCTGATCGGCGAGCACATCAACGCCACCACGCCGGATAAATGCGTTTTCTACACCTCCGGCCGGACGGCCAACGAGACCGCCTTCATGTATCAGTTGTTCGCCCGGAGCCTGGGCACCAACAACCTGCCCGACTGCTCCAACATGTGCCATGAATCCTCCGGCAGCGCACTGAATCCCACCATTGGAATCGGCAAGGGCACGGTCTCGCTGGAAGATATCCACCACGCCGAACTGGTCCTGGTGGTGGGCCAGAACCCGGGAACCAACCATCCCAGGATGCTGTCCGCACTGCGGGATTGCAAGAACAACGGCGGGAAGATCGTCGCCGTCAACCCGCTCCCCGAGGCCGGCCTGCTGAACTTCAAGGACCCGCAGTCCCTCAACGGCGTCATTGGCGGTGGCACCACCATCGCGGACGAATTCCTGCAGATCAAGGTCGGTGGCGACCTCGCGCTGTTCCAGGCGCTGGGCCACCTGCTCTTGGAGGAAGAGCAGCGCAACCCAGGCACCGTCGTCGACCATTCCTTTATTGCGGCGCAGACCGAAGGGTTCGCCGCGTACAAGGAAGCACGTTCGGTGCTGGACTGGGAAGAGACCGAGCGGGCAACCGGGCTGACGCGTGCAGAGATTACCAAGGCCGCGGAAATGATGGCCGCGTCCAAGGCCACCATCATCTGTTGGGCCCTGGGACTGACCCAGCAGCCGCACTCGGTGGATACCTTGCGGGAGATCATCAACCTGCTGCTGCTCCAAGGGAACTTCGGCAAGCGTGGCGCCGGAGCCTGCCCCGTCCGTGGACACTCCAATGTGCAGGGCGACCGCACCATGGGGATCTGGGAGAAACCCAAGGAGTCGTTCCTTGCTGCGTTGGACAAGGAATTCGGCTTCCACATGCCGCGCGACCACGGCTATGACTCCGTGGAGACCCAACATGCCCTGGAAAAGGGCGAAGTGGATGTTTTCGTCTCCATGGGTGGGAACTTCGCTGCGGCCGGCTCGGACACGGCAGCCTTGGAGGAGGGGTTGAAGAGGGCAGGGCTGACGGTCCACATCTCCACCAAACCCAACCGTGCCCATGTGGTCCACGGCAAGACCTCCCTGATCCTGCCCACCCTGGGCCGGACGGACACCGACGACAAACACCCCAAGGGCAAGCAGTTCCTGTCCGTGGAAGACTCCATGTCCGTCATCCACAAGACGCAGGGGAGGTTGGAGCCGGTCTCTGAGCACCTCCTGAGTGAGCCGGTGATCGTAGCCCGGATGGCGCAGGCCACCCTGGGTGATGACCACAGCGTGGACTGGCGGTCCATGGCCGAGGATTACGACGTGATCCGGGACCACATCTCCAGGGTCATTCCGGGCTTTGAGGACTTCAACGCCCGGGTTCGGACCAAGAACGGCTTCGTGCTGCCCAACCCGCCCCGGGACACGCGGACCTTCGCCACGGATATCGGCAAGGGACGTTTCTCCGTTCGGCCGCTTGAGTACCTTGAAGCACCGCCGGGCCACTTGATCCTCCAGACCGTCCGCAGCCACGACCAGTACAACACCACGTTCTACGGTTTGGATGACCGGTATCGCGGCGTCTCGGAGGGTCGGCGGGTCATCCTGGTCCACCCGGATGACCTGAAGGAACTGGGCTTCGAGGACCGGGACCTGGTGGATGTCATCTCCACCTTCGCGGGAACGGAACGGCGTGCCAACAAGTTCCGGCTCATCGGATACCCCACGGCCAAGGGCTGTGCCGCGGCGTACTTCCCGGAGGCCAACGCCCTGGTCCACCGCGAACTGGTGGCCAGGGAATCCAACACCCCCGGTTACAAGGCCATGACGGTGCACTTCGTCAAGCATGGGGAGAACGGAGCCTGA
- a CDS encoding NTP transferase domain-containing protein, translating into MEFNAVILAGGRATRLGGVPKPSLTYDGETLLSRALQAARGASAVVVVGPDASGWVGEPLPDGVLQAREEPAFAGPAAAIAAGLVALKGSGGGAPWTLILACDMPHASSGVSHLWEALAAHPEAEGAMAVSVDGRKQPLLGAYNTEALGREVDVASQGSGLTDSSVFRLLARLNLLDVGVPAGSTDDVDTWEDAAALGIDYKLEADVKSQEETLEEWCRTLLQAFELEGVEVDVNEVLAVAGAAAHSVVRPAAPLTTFIAGYAAGMARGIGQASDDASMNAALELARKVAKEYSESEADAE; encoded by the coding sequence ATGGAGTTCAATGCCGTGATTCTGGCGGGTGGCAGGGCCACCCGCCTCGGTGGCGTGCCCAAGCCATCGTTGACATACGACGGCGAGACGCTCCTGTCGCGTGCCCTGCAGGCGGCCCGGGGTGCGTCAGCTGTGGTGGTGGTAGGTCCTGATGCTTCAGGATGGGTCGGGGAGCCGTTGCCGGACGGGGTGCTGCAGGCACGGGAGGAACCGGCATTTGCGGGTCCGGCCGCTGCTATTGCTGCTGGGTTGGTTGCGCTGAAGGGCAGCGGCGGGGGCGCTCCGTGGACTTTGATTCTCGCCTGCGACATGCCGCATGCTTCCTCCGGAGTTTCCCATCTATGGGAAGCGCTGGCAGCGCACCCTGAAGCGGAGGGTGCCATGGCCGTTTCCGTGGACGGACGGAAACAACCGCTCCTGGGGGCCTACAACACCGAAGCCCTGGGCCGCGAAGTGGACGTAGCTTCCCAAGGTTCCGGGTTAACGGACTCTTCAGTGTTCCGCCTGCTTGCTAGGCTGAACCTGCTGGACGTTGGCGTCCCCGCAGGCTCCACGGATGACGTGGATACATGGGAGGACGCTGCGGCCCTGGGCATTGACTACAAGTTGGAGGCGGACGTGAAGAGCCAGGAAGAGACGCTCGAGGAATGGTGCCGCACACTGCTGCAGGCATTCGAGCTTGAAGGCGTTGAAGTGGACGTCAATGAAGTGCTCGCCGTTGCCGGAGCGGCCGCTCATTCAGTGGTGCGCCCCGCTGCGCCCTTGACCACCTTCATTGCCGGCTACGCGGCAGGCATGGCCCGCGGCATCGGCCAGGCAAGCGATGATGCGTCCATGAACGCAGCCTTGGAACTGGCCCGCAAAGTTGCCAAGGAGTACTCGGAGTCCGAGGCTGACGCCGAATGA
- a CDS encoding molybdopterin molybdotransferase MoeA, protein MTEAPAEGHHAAHTWQDARQRAFDCAAPIPPGPVPLRSALGRTLAADALAVQDMPHYASSAMDGWAVNGSGPWILSEPGQRLAPHQASPIVTGGLIPPGAKAVLRSESGVMTTDDDGLPVLALGGTAKPGEPRNGQHIRKAAEEAAEGEVLIKAGTVLNPAHIALAALAGLDQLEVLGKPLVRFLLTGSEVVAKGVPMPGQVRDTFGPQLGAVVELLGGIAGEQLRVGDNYEEWISALQDTEPALDDLTADDPYQEADPPADVVITTGGTGRSGTDHFRRAVAELGGRLLIDGIAMRPGHPAVLAELPDGRFVLGLPGNPLAAMMALMTVGAPLLAALGRRQLDGVGEVPCGAMIDADPGRTRLMPFKLVYGLASPAQHTGPGMMRGLAGADGIMVVPPHGIQLGELVPAFALPWGKPLPEPKSADDKPRKAPARQAKKAPSGPVDWSALDA, encoded by the coding sequence ATGACGGAGGCCCCCGCAGAGGGCCATCACGCGGCACACACCTGGCAAGACGCCCGGCAGCGCGCGTTCGATTGTGCCGCTCCCATCCCTCCGGGGCCTGTGCCGCTCAGGTCAGCCCTCGGCCGTACCCTCGCTGCCGATGCCCTGGCAGTGCAGGATATGCCGCACTACGCTTCCTCAGCCATGGACGGCTGGGCCGTCAACGGAAGCGGTCCGTGGATCCTCAGCGAACCGGGCCAGAGGCTTGCCCCCCACCAGGCAAGTCCCATCGTGACCGGTGGGCTGATTCCGCCGGGTGCCAAGGCAGTACTTCGCAGCGAGAGCGGCGTCATGACCACCGACGACGACGGCCTTCCGGTCCTTGCGTTGGGCGGAACCGCCAAACCCGGAGAACCCCGCAACGGCCAGCACATCCGCAAAGCCGCAGAAGAGGCGGCGGAGGGGGAAGTCCTGATCAAAGCAGGCACCGTGCTCAATCCGGCCCACATCGCTTTGGCTGCGCTGGCCGGCCTGGACCAGTTGGAGGTCCTCGGCAAGCCGCTGGTCAGGTTTCTGCTGACCGGTTCCGAGGTTGTGGCAAAAGGGGTTCCCATGCCCGGACAGGTGCGCGATACATTCGGCCCGCAACTGGGCGCTGTGGTGGAGCTACTGGGTGGCATTGCAGGAGAGCAGCTCAGGGTGGGCGACAACTACGAGGAGTGGATTTCCGCCCTCCAGGACACCGAGCCGGCCCTGGACGACCTCACAGCGGACGACCCTTACCAAGAAGCTGACCCCCCGGCGGACGTCGTCATCACTACCGGCGGGACCGGTCGCTCGGGGACTGACCATTTCAGACGGGCCGTGGCTGAACTTGGCGGCCGGCTGTTGATCGACGGCATTGCCATGCGCCCTGGTCATCCTGCCGTGCTGGCTGAACTGCCCGATGGCCGTTTTGTGCTGGGCCTGCCGGGAAATCCACTGGCCGCGATGATGGCCCTGATGACGGTGGGTGCTCCGTTGCTGGCTGCCTTGGGTCGTCGGCAGCTGGACGGGGTAGGCGAAGTTCCTTGCGGCGCCATGATCGACGCGGATCCCGGCCGGACCCGCCTGATGCCGTTCAAGCTGGTCTATGGCCTGGCGTCGCCGGCGCAGCACACGGGGCCTGGGATGATGCGGGGCTTGGCCGGCGCGGACGGGATCATGGTGGTTCCACCCCACGGAATCCAGTTGGGCGAGCTGGTCCCGGCGTTTGCCTTGCCGTGGGGCAAACCGTTGCCCGAACCAAAGTCCGCGGACGACAAACCCCGCAAGGCCCCGGCGCGGCAGGCAAAGAAGGCTCCCTCCGGCCCGGTGGACTGGAGCGCGCTGGACGCTTGA
- the fdhD gene encoding formate dehydrogenase accessory sulfurtransferase FdhD produces the protein MGRVTQRRKVHKFVLDGSPQALEHPVRYKEDVLAVEEPLEIRLGEMSFSVTMRTPGDDFDLVAGFLVSEGIIWEPAQLISERFCAGENEDGVQTFNVVDAQLRPDVVRPDTGRNVYTSSSCGICGTDSIEAVRKSSHHSPREDNVTVPVRALAALPDRLREAQAVFDKTGGVHAAGLFRIHDDGTTELLCLREDVGRHNAVDKVVGWALRAGMLPLSGTVLQVSGRASFELVQKAAMAGIPVLSAVSAPSSLAAELAEETGITLAGFSRGHSLNVYAGRDRILAEPVPADAQSVGDSRQSLGY, from the coding sequence ATGGGACGCGTGACCCAGCGCCGCAAGGTGCATAAGTTTGTCCTGGACGGCTCCCCGCAAGCGCTGGAGCATCCTGTCCGATATAAGGAAGACGTCCTGGCAGTGGAGGAGCCCCTGGAGATCCGCTTGGGGGAGATGTCTTTCTCCGTGACCATGCGGACCCCCGGGGATGACTTCGACCTCGTGGCGGGATTCCTCGTCTCGGAAGGCATCATCTGGGAGCCCGCCCAACTGATCTCCGAGCGATTCTGCGCGGGGGAGAACGAAGACGGTGTGCAGACCTTCAACGTGGTGGACGCCCAACTCCGGCCTGACGTGGTGCGGCCCGATACCGGCCGGAACGTCTACACCTCCAGTTCCTGTGGAATCTGCGGCACGGACTCCATCGAGGCTGTCCGCAAGTCCTCCCATCACAGTCCGCGCGAGGACAACGTCACAGTCCCGGTCCGGGCGCTCGCAGCCTTGCCGGACCGTCTCCGGGAGGCGCAAGCGGTCTTCGACAAAACGGGCGGTGTGCACGCTGCCGGACTTTTCCGGATTCACGACGACGGAACCACCGAGCTGCTCTGCCTGCGGGAAGATGTTGGCAGGCACAACGCGGTGGACAAGGTAGTGGGCTGGGCTTTGCGGGCGGGCATGCTGCCGCTTAGTGGGACAGTCCTCCAGGTCTCCGGAAGGGCGTCCTTTGAACTGGTACAGAAGGCTGCCATGGCGGGTATTCCCGTACTGTCCGCGGTCAGCGCACCTTCAAGCCTCGCAGCCGAACTGGCAGAAGAAACGGGGATTACGCTGGCAGGGTTCAGCCGTGGGCACAGCCTCAACGTCTACGCCGGGCGGGACAGAATCCTGGCAGAACCGGTCCCAGCAGACGCGCAGTCCGTAGGGGATAGCCGTCAATCACTTGGCTATTAG